Below is a genomic region from Leucobacter exalbidus.
GTGACAGCGGGGTGCCGCGGTTACCGCGTGCCGCCCCGCTTCTGGCGCCCGTTCATAACTGCCGTGATCATGCCAGCTGCGGCGGCCGCGCACCACAGCCCGGCGATCCAGGCACCCAGTGTGGTTGCCGGGGTCTGGCCCTGCGTGAGCGGCACGGTCGCGACCATAGCGTCTGCCGTGAACGGGGTGAGGGCGTCAGCGTCGCTGCCATCTGGCAGCACAATGGCGCTCGTGCCCACCGTTGAGATGTTGACGAGCGCACGGCCCGTTTCGACCGCGCGCAGTCGCGCGATGGCGAGCTGCTGGGCGCTCTCATCGGTGCGCCCGAAGTCGGCGTTATTGGTCTGCGCAAAGATCACCTCGGCGTCGTCTGCCATCATGGCGACCGCCTGCTGGTCAAAGATGATGTCGAAGCAGATGGCGAGGCCCGCGCGCACCACACCTGCCGCGGTATCTACGTCGAATGCTGCGGGCGTCGTGCCGGCTGCGTAATCGAGCTGCACGAGGTCGACGAGGTCGGGTACGAGCGCGCGAAAGAATGCCCGGTTAGGCATGTACTCGGCAAACGGCACTGGGAATCGCTTGTCGTAGCGGGTCTCGCTTGGGCCGTCTGCCTGCCACACGAGTGAACTGTTGGTGTACGTCTCGTCGGGGTTGCGCAAAATGGAGCCCAGCACGATGGGGGCGTCGGCGCGCGCCGCGAGCTTGGCGACCCGCTGGCTGCCCAGTGGATTATCGGCGAGCGCGAACTCGGCGCTGTTTTCGGGCCACACGATGACATCGACCTGCTCACCGCTGGCTTCAAGTTCATCAAGCAGCGCTTCAGTGCCGAGCACGTGGTCGCGCAGCACTGATCCGGATTCGCGATCATCGAAAATTGCGGCCTGCGAGTTGCCCTGCACCGCGGCCACCCGCAGCGTGCCCTCGCGCGCCACGGGCGCGCTGGGGACGAGGCCAGCGAGGATCGTCAGGGCCACCGCTGCTGCGCACCAGCGCACCGCGCGGCGGCGGTCGGGCGCGGCTCCCCCGCGCGCACGCAGCGAGAACAGCGCCGCGACCACCACGGCGCTCACGAGCGCGACGAGGCCGGTCAGGCCAGCAAATCCCAGCCACGACACCGATTGCACAAGCGGCCCTTCGGCCTGCGTGTGTGCGAGGCGTCCCCAGGCAAATCCACCGTAGGGCACGCGGCCCTGCAGCTGTTCGCGCGCGACCCATAGGCCAGCGGCGGTGAAAGCCGGCAGTGCAATGCCGGTGAGCCTGCGGGTTGCGAACGCGACTGCGGCGCCGAAGAGGGCGTACCAGGCGATCATCAGGGCGCTCAGGGCGAGCCAGGGCACGGGGCCGAGGTAAAGCGTCAGCCACGAAATATGCACAAGCCAGAACGCTGCGCCGGCTGCGGCCCCGAGGCCGACGCCCGCCCACACCCGCTGGCCCCACAGCGCCGCAAGGATCAGTGCGGCGGCGGGAAACGCGGCCCACCACCAGGCCAGGCCCGGGGTGGCAACGTCAAGCAGCAGCCCGCCCGCGATGGCCGCGGGCGCCGCAAGCCACCAGGGCAGCGGGCTCACGGCGAAGAGCTTGCGGGTCACGCGCCGCTCGACGTTTCGACGATGCCGCGCCTGATCGACCGCTTCGCGGCCCGCGCGGTGGTACCGAGGGCCGTGAGGCGCGCGTAATCGGGGCCCGTGGCGTTCTCACACGCCTGCGCGACCTGGTCAAGCAGGTCGATCGTCTGCTTCGCCCAGCGCACAAAGTCGCCGGCGCCGATGCCTGCTGCCTCGAGCAGGTGTTCGATGGGCTGGCCGTTGGCCCAGCCGTGCATCGTGGCGGCGAGACCCGCGTGGGGCATATCGGCGCGGGGCAGCTTGTGCCGGTCGGCGAGATCGTCGAGTCGCTCCCAAATGTCGAGCACCTGGTCGAATGATTGCGCGAACTCGGTGCCGCCGGGCAGTCGCCCTTCGCCCTCGTCATCACGGCGGGGTTCGTAGCTGAGCACGCAGCACATTGCGGCGAGCCCCGGGGCGTCTAGTTCTTCAAATGCACCCTCGCGCAGTGATTCGGCGACGAGCAGATCGCGGTCGCCGTAGATGCGCCGCAGCAGCTGACCCCAGTCGGTGACGACCGGATCCTGCAGCGTGCCGCCCAGGTAGTCGAGCTCGGTGAGCAGCGCGACCACGCGATCAAACGTGCGCGAAATGGTGCCCGTGCGGGCCGCGATCTGGCGACGACCACGTTCAAGCTTGCGGCGCAGCTTGCGCGCCCGGTCTTCCCACCGCTTCTGGTCGACGCCGCGGGCTCGCTTCACGGCGTCGTCGTAGCCGCTCAGCGAATCTTGCATGGCGCGCAGCTCGCGGGCTTCGCCCACCACTGCGCGGTCGGTTTGGAACTGCGCGAATGACAGCTCGAGCGTTTCGCGCACGCGGTCGGCGCTCATGCGCTCGAGCAGGTTGACGGCCATGTTGGGGGTGGGGCGGAAGCTGGAGTTCACGGGGAACGAGCGCGCACCGGCGAGGTGGGCGAGCGCTTCAAGGTCAACGTTGTCATGCCACACGACCACGGCGTGGCCCTCAACGTCGATGCCACGGCGGCCGGCGCGACCCGTGAGCTGGGTGTACTCCCCCGAGCTCAGCGGCACGCGATCCACGCCGTTGAACTTATCGAGGCGCTCGATCACCACCGCGCGCGCCGGCATATTAATGCCGAGGGCGAGCGTCTCGGTCGCAAACACGATCTTCACGAGGCGGCGCTGAAACAGCTCTTCCACCACGCTCTTGAACACGGGCAGCAGCCCGGCATGGTGAGCCGCGACGCCGCGCTCGAGGCCAGCCAGCCACTCGCGCACGCCCAGCACCCGGCGCTCTTCGTCGCTCATGTCTTTGATGGCTTCTTGTGCGCGGGCGCGAATCTGCTCGCGCTCTTCACGGGTCGTCAGCGCGATGCCCTCAAAGAGGCACTGCCGCACGGCCTGGTCGCAGCCGTTGCGGCTGAACACAAACACGATG
It encodes:
- the lnt gene encoding apolipoprotein N-acyltransferase, with the protein product MTRKLFAVSPLPWWLAAPAAIAGGLLLDVATPGLAWWWAAFPAAALILAALWGQRVWAGVGLGAAAGAAFWLVHISWLTLYLGPVPWLALSALMIAWYALFGAAVAFATRRLTGIALPAFTAAGLWVAREQLQGRVPYGGFAWGRLAHTQAEGPLVQSVSWLGFAGLTGLVALVSAVVVAALFSLRARGGAAPDRRRAVRWCAAAVALTILAGLVPSAPVAREGTLRVAAVQGNSQAAIFDDRESGSVLRDHVLGTEALLDELEASGEQVDVIVWPENSAEFALADNPLGSQRVAKLAARADAPIVLGSILRNPDETYTNSSLVWQADGPSETRYDKRFPVPFAEYMPNRAFFRALVPDLVDLVQLDYAAGTTPAAFDVDTAAGVVRAGLAICFDIIFDQQAVAMMADDAEVIFAQTNNADFGRTDESAQQLAIARLRAVETGRALVNISTVGTSAIVLPDGSDADALTPFTADAMVATVPLTQGQTPATTLGAWIAGLWCAAAAAGMITAVMNGRQKRGGTR
- a CDS encoding DEAD/DEAH box helicase — its product is MTETAAVTEERPPAQSALEQFSRRLPYGLDAFQREACARLEEGRSVLVAAPTGSGKTTIAEFAVFLARRERDARIIYTAPIKALSNQKFHELCEQYGEDEVGLLTGDVNLRGDAPIVVMTTEVLRNMIYAEGVDTPPAGESAAGGRQGRLSDLDFVVLDEVHFLGDKFRGAVWEEIILHLPRHVRIVALSATVSNAEEFGDWMHAVRGGTDVILSEHRPVPLYQHVLTSKDLAPLFVGRDGEMAAKGRINPELRMLEAGGSRGNRGGRGARSRGRAPERRSRRISRSDIARALDETRLLPAIVFVFSRNGCDQAVRQCLFEGIALTTREEREQIRARAQEAIKDMSDEERRVLGVREWLAGLERGVAAHHAGLLPVFKSVVEELFQRRLVKIVFATETLALGINMPARAVVIERLDKFNGVDRVPLSSGEYTQLTGRAGRRGIDVEGHAVVVWHDNVDLEALAHLAGARSFPVNSSFRPTPNMAVNLLERMSADRVRETLELSFAQFQTDRAVVGEARELRAMQDSLSGYDDAVKRARGVDQKRWEDRARKLRRKLERGRRQIAARTGTISRTFDRVVALLTELDYLGGTLQDPVVTDWGQLLRRIYGDRDLLVAESLREGAFEELDAPGLAAMCCVLSYEPRRDDEGEGRLPGGTEFAQSFDQVLDIWERLDDLADRHKLPRADMPHAGLAATMHGWANGQPIEHLLEAAGIGAGDFVRWAKQTIDLLDQVAQACENATGPDYARLTALGTTARAAKRSIRRGIVETSSGA